From Peromyscus maniculatus bairdii isolate BWxNUB_F1_BW_parent chromosome 8, HU_Pman_BW_mat_3.1, whole genome shotgun sequence, a single genomic window includes:
- the Uqcc4 gene encoding ubiquinol-cytochrome c reductase complex assembly factor 4, translating to MSGVLCSRGAGAVRALRLLGWASRSLHPPPHGGSPAQPTDREEEKDDLNLPIQFSSSKATPARWTVEHSLGKEQQRPLWKVLPITFTLTILILWCYLRQETSTDQWLRQVLGEEDEEDEEEPDGRLEEPEAPDFYGART from the exons ATGAGCGGTGTCCTGTGTTCCCGGGGTGCGGG AGCGGTCCGGGCTCTGCGGCTTCTGGGCTGGGCTTCGCGAAGCCTGCACCCGCCGCCCCATGGCGGGTCTCCAGCCCAGCCTACagacagggaagaggagaaagacgaCCTCAACCTCCCCATCCAGttttcctccagcaaagccacccCAGCCCGCTGGACGGTGGAGCATTCGCTGGGGAAGGAGCAGCAGCGGCCCTTGTGGAAAGTGCTGCCGATCACCTTCACCCTCACGATTCTGATCCTCTGGTGCTATCTAAGGCAGGAGACTAGCACGGACCAGTGGTTGAGACAGGTGTTGGgagaggaggacgaggaggacgaggaggagccGGACGGTCGTCTGGAGGAGCCCGAAGCTCCGGATTTTTACGGAGCTAGAACGTAA